In one window of Arachis ipaensis cultivar K30076 chromosome B06, Araip1.1, whole genome shotgun sequence DNA:
- the LOC107646685 gene encoding serine/threonine protein phosphatase 2A 57 kDa regulatory subunit B' beta isoform-like: MGGGNKKPSMPDSTNAVAVNHASRGVLPVSAPNSARIPSAPPPLSGVMEVLPVFRDVSVVERQNLFLSKLQVCCFVLNFPDTLKNVREKEIKQQTLMELVEFIQFGCEKLSENCQEEMIRMISVNIFWCLPLMSYENIGHESTDPEEEEPSMDPAWPHLQPVYKLLL; encoded by the coding sequence ATGGGAGGGGGGAACAAGAAGCCCTCCATGCCCGACTCTACCAATGCTGTCGCCGTGAACCACGCCTCCCGTGGAGTTTTACCTGTATCGGCGCCAAATTCCGCTAGAATACCATCAGCTCCGCCTCCACTGTCGGGTGTCATGGAGGTCCTGCCGGTGTTCCGTGATGTTTCGGTGGTGGAACGGCAAAATCTCTTTTTGAGTAAGCTTCAGGTTTGTTGCTTCGTCCTCAACTTCCCCGACACGCTAAAGAACGTTAGAGAGAAGGAGATCAAGCAGCAAACGTTGATGGAGCTCGTTGAGTTCATCCAATTTGGCTGCGAAAAATTATCAGAGAATTGCCAAGAAGAAATGATTCGAATGATTTCAGTTAACATTTTTTGGTGCCTTCCTCTGATGTCATACGAGAACATCGGGCATGAATCCACCGATCCCGAGGAGGAGGAGCCTTCTATGGATCCCGCATGGCCTCACTTGCAACCCGTTTACAAGCTTCTCCTATGA